One segment of Antennarius striatus isolate MH-2024 chromosome 5, ASM4005453v1, whole genome shotgun sequence DNA contains the following:
- the LOC137595138 gene encoding keratin, type II cytoskeletal 8-like: protein MSVIAVRTSTYSSRGPSKGFSSSSFTNYGDHGVGGGRQSLSVRNSYGGVSSGGAAMGAGGFKVAGGYGAGGPGPRGGMEFGYLGFGGGFGGGIANEVVPPITAVTINKNLLAPVNLEIDPTIHMVRTEEKEQIKTLNNRFASFIDKVRFLEQQNKMLETKWKLVQEETASHSNIDAMFEAYITNLRKQLDHLGHEKLKLDSELQHTSDQVEDYKNKYEDEILKRNECENNFVLLKKDTDAAYMIKIELEAKLDGLNDEIEFLRQIYNAEIQELQGQIKDTSVVVEMNNTRDLDMDAIIAEVRAQYEDISNRSRAEAELWYKTKYAEMQQSVGNYGDDLKSTKAEIADLNRIIMKLQSEIEMVKSQRTNLESQIAEAEERGELAVKDAKLRIKDLEDALQRAKQDMALQVRQYQELMNVKLALDIEIATYRKLLEGEESRLATGIKTTISKQTSMNYSAYGLESSRTPSYVRISFDGIRANSGSAAALEEAPIIIRSTETMTVKTEKPTKIKEPAAEEKKQQKQTEVNSVAAKQVQQQQTKVEAVAAKEEQKKETEVEAVAAKEEQQKETEVEAVAAKEEQQKETEVEAVAAKEEQQKETEVEAVAAKEEQQKETEVEAVAAKEEQQKETEVEAVAAKEEQQKETEVEAVAAKEEQQKEMEVEAAAAKEEQQEQKESEVVAAKEEQQKEVETEAAAAKEEQQEQTESEAVAEE from the exons ATGTCTGTGATCGCCGTGAGGACCAGCACCTACTCCTCCAGAGGCCCTTCCAAGGGCTTCAGTAGTAGCTCCTTCACTAACTATGGTGACCATGGTGTGGGTGGTGGAAGGCAGAGCTTGTCTGTTCGCAATTCCTATGGGGGTGTGAGCAGCGGTGGTGCAGCCATGGGTGCTGGGGGGTTTAAAGTGGCTGGTGGGTATGGTGCTGGGGGGCCAGGGCCGAGAGGAGGAATGGAGTTTGGCTACCTGGGCTTTGGTGGCGGTTTTGGAGGTGGCATTGCCAATGAAGTTGTTCCCCCCATCACTGCGGTGACCATAAACAAGAACTTACTGGCCCCCGTGAACCTGGAGATTGACCCCACCATCCATATGGTCCGCActgaggagaaggagcagatcAAGACCCTGAACAACCGATTTGCATCTTTCATAGACAAG GTACGCTTCCTAGAGCAGCAGAACAAAATGCTTGAAACAAAGTGGAAACTTGTGCAGGAAGAGACTGCATCTCATTCTAACATTGACGCCATGTTTGAAGCCTACATTACCAATTTAAGAAAGCAGCTGGATCACTTGGGTCATGAGAAACTCAAACTTGACTCCGAACTCCAACACACATCAGACCAGGTTGAGGACTACAAAAACAA GTATGAAGATGAGATCCTCAAACGCAATGAGTGTGAAAACAACTTTGTCCTCCTAAAGAAG GACACAGATGCAGCCTACATGATCAAAATAGAGCTGGAAGCTAAGTTGGATGGACTCAATGATGAGATCGAGTTCCTGAGGCAGATATACAATGCA GAGATCCAAGAGCTGCAGGGCCAGATCAAGGACACATCTGTGGTTGTAGAGATGAACAACACCCGTGACCTTGATATGGATGCCATCATTGCTGAAGTGCGAGCCCAGTATGAAGACATTTCTAACAGAAGCAGGGCAGAGGCTGAGTTATGGTACAAGACAAAA TATGCAGAGATGCAGCAGTCTGTTGGCAACTATGGCGATGATCTGAAGTCCACCAAGGCCGAAATTGCTGACCTGAACAGGATAATAATGAagcttcagtctgaaatagaaaTGGTTAAATCACAG CGAACCAATTTGGAGTCTCAAATTGCAGAGGCAGAAGAGCGTGGTGAGCTGGCAGTGAAGGATGCCAAGCTCCGCATCAAAGACCTGGAGGACGCTCTCCAGAGAGCCAAGCAGGACATGGCCCTTCAAGTCCGTCAGTACCAGGAACTGATGAATGTGAAGCTGGCTCTGGACATTGAGATTGCCACTTACAGAAAACTTTTGGAAGGGGAGGAAAGCAG GCTAGCAACTGGAATCAAGACAACTATATCCAAGCAGACTT CTATGAATTACAGTGCCTACGGTCTGGAGAGCTCCCGTACCCCGTCCTACGTCAGAATCTCCTTTGATGGAATCAGGGCCAACAGTGGCTCTGCAGCTGCACTGGAAGAAGCACCAATCATAATCAGGAGTACAGAAACAATGACGGTCAAGACAGAGAAGCCGACAAAAATCAAGGAGCCAGCTGCTGAGGAGAAGAAACAgcagaagcagacagaggtcaaCAGTGTGGCTGCAAAACAAGTACAGCAACAGCAGACAAAAGTTGAAGCTGTGGCTGCAAAGGAGGAGCAAAAAAAGGAGACGGAGGTTGAAGCTGTGGCTGCAAAGGAGGAGCAGCAAAAGGAGACGGAGGTTGAAGCTGTGGCTGCAAAGGAGGAAcagcaaaaggagacagaggtTGAAGCTGTGGCTGCAAAGGAGGAGCAGCAAAAGGAGACGGAGGTTGAAGCTGTGGCTGCAAAGGAGGAACAGCAAAAGGAGACGGAGGTTGAAGCTGTGGCTGCAAAGGAGGAGCAGCAAAAGGAGACGGAGGTTGAAGCTGTGGCTGCAAAGGAGGAGCAGCAAAAGGAGACGGAGGTTGAAGCTGTGGCTGCAAAGGAGGAGCAACAAAAGGAGATGGAGGTTGAAGCTGCGGCTGCAAAGGAGGAGCAGCAAGAGCAGAAAGAGTCTGAAGTTGTGGCTGCAAAGGAAGAGCAGCAAAAGGAGGTGGAGACTGAAGCTGCGGCTGCAAAGGAGGAGCAGCAAGAGCAGACAGAGTCTGAAGCAGTGGCTGAGGAATAA
- the eif4ba gene encoding eukaryotic translation initiation factor 4Ba isoform X2, with product MAASAKKKNKKGKTLTLIDFLAEDKSGGSSGAPSYPTKSTSWADETDDLDGDVSTSWHTEEDSYRAPPIDRSILPTAPRSAREPNVDRSRLPRSPPYTAFLGNLPYDVTEDSIKDFFCGLAISAVRLPRELSNPERLKGFGYAEFDDVESLLRALSLNEENLGNRRIRVDIADQSNDKERDGGSMGGRDRGGRMSDMGPDRTDTDWRARPSVDVDDGPNRRDDGFGERSRDRYEMDRYRDGPRRDNDRYEGGRDRYRDRYDDRDRRDYDRGGYDSRGGGGGRRAFGSGFRRDYDDSRGSSDRYGDRDRYGDRDRYADRDDRYERREERAPQQRPKLNLKPRSVPKEEESSSSNPPVSAPSGNTRASSIFGAAKPVDTAAKEREVEERLKKQEERLQRQLEEDKSRGPDRRMRDRDPSWRNEESHGQRSRTGSESSQPGSTSGRGSRCRDGERSGENEVFGGRDSDPSSPGASPHPPSTGSSKEPLKVMPAPPPKENAWAKRSAASTGSCDSDGRAPVSPVSPSGSAPPKLSCADEIGSGKERITEETETPDQPQSQRNLKKPQPLSSAQPVSTPLC from the exons ATGGCGGCGTCAG ctaagaagaagaacaagaaggggAAGACCCTCACTCTAATCGACTTCCTCGCAGAGGACAAAAGTGGAGGAAGCAGTGGGGCTCCCAGCTATCCAACTAAGTCCACCAGCTGGGCTGATGAGACTGATGACCTGGATGGAGATG TCTCAACCTCATGGCACACGGAGGAGGATAGCTACCGGGCACCACCCATTGACCGCTCCATCCTGCCCACAGCACCTCGCTCTGCTCGTGAACCCAATGTAGACCGGTCCCGACTGCCCCGCAGCCCTCCTTATACAGCCTTTTTGGGCAACCTGCCCTATGATGTGACAGAGGACTCAATCAAAGACTTCTTCTGCGGCTTGGCA ATCAGTGCAGTGCGTCTCCCTCGAGAACTCAGTAACCCGGAAAGACTGAAGGGTTTTGGCTATGCTGAGTTTGATGATGTGGAGTCCCTCCTGAGAGCCCTGAGCCTCAATGAGGAG AACCTGGGAAACCGAAGAATTCGTGTGGATATTGCAGATCAGTCCAACGATAAAG AGAGAGACGGTGGAAGTATGGGGGGCCGTGACCGGGGAGGACGGATGTCAGACATGGGACCTGACCGGACAGATACTGACTGGAGGGCACGCCCCAGTGTAGATGTCGATGATGGGCCCAATAGAAGAGATGATGGCTTTGGAGAGA GATCTCGGGATCGTTATGAAATGGATCGTTACAGAGATGGGCCACGGCGAGACAATGATCGCtatgaaggaggaagagaccGCTACCGTGATCGCTATGACGACAGGGACCGCAGAGACTACGATAGAGGAG GTTATGACTCTCGTGGTGGTGGCGGAGGTCGTCGGGCCTTTGGCAGTGGATTCCGCCGTGATTATGATGACAGTCGAGGTAGCAGTGATCGTTACGGTGATAGGGATCGTTACGGTGACCGGGACCGTTATGCTGACCGTGATGACCGATATGAGAGGCGTGAGGAAAGAG CACCTCAGCAGAGACCCAAGTTGAACCTGAAGCCCCGTAGTGTGCCCAAAGAGGAAGAAAGTAGCAGCAGTAACCCTCCAGTTTCAGCTCCAAGTGGCAACACCAGGGCCTCGTCCATCTTTGGTGCAGCCAAGCCAGTTGACACGGCAGCCAAggagagagaggtggaggagaggctgaaaaaacaggaagagaggcTGCAGAGACAGCTGGAAGAGGATAAGAGCCGGGGACCTGACAGACGGATGCGAGACAG GGACCCAAGCTGGCGTAATGAGGAATCACATGGTCAGCGATCTCGCACAGGAAGTGAGTCCTCACAGCCAGGAAGCACTTCTGGAAGAG GGTCTCGATGTCGAGATGGTGAGCGCTCTGGGGAGAATGAGGTTTTCGGTGGGAGAGACAGTGACCCCTCCTCCCCTGGGGCCTCCCCACACCCCCCCTCAACCGGCTCATCCAAGGAGCCGCTGAAGGTGATGCCTGCACCGCCTCCCAAGGAGAACGCATGGGCCAAGAGAAGTGCAGCCAGCACAGGCTCTTGTGATAGCGACGGACGAGCTCCCGTCTCTCCTGTTTCACCGAGTGGCTCGGCTCCTCCCAAGCTGAG TTGTGCTGATGAAATAGGATCTGGGAAAG AAAGGATAACAGAGGAGACCGAGACTCCCGACCAGCCCCAGAGCCAAAGAAATTTGAAGAAACCCCAACCCCT AAGTTCAGCTCAGCCAGTAAGTACGCCGCTTT
- the eif4ba gene encoding eukaryotic translation initiation factor 4Ba isoform X3, with translation MAASAKKKNKKGKTLTLIDFLAEDKSGGSSGAPSYPTKSTSWADETDDLDGDVSTSWHTEEDSYRAPPIDRSILPTAPRSAREPNVDRSRLPRSPPYTAFLGNLPYDVTEDSIKDFFCGLAISAVRLPRELSNPERLKGFGYAEFDDVESLLRALSLNEENLGNRRIRVDIADQSNDKERDGGSMGGRDRGGRMSDMGPDRTDTDWRARPSVDVDDGPNRRDDGFGERSRDRYEMDRYRDGPRRDNDRYEGGRDRYRDRYDDRDRRDYDRGGYDSRGGGGGRRAFGSGFRRDYDDSRGSSDRYGDRDRYGDRDRYADRDDRYERREERAPQQRPKLNLKPRSVPKEEESSSSNPPVSAPSGNTRASSIFGAAKPVDTAAKEREVEERLKKQEERLQRQLEEDKSRGPDRRMRDRDPSWRNEESHGQRSRTGSESSQPGSTSGRGSRCRDGERSGENEVFGGRDSDPSSPGASPHPPSTGSSKEPLKVMPAPPPKENAWAKRSAASTGSCDSDGRAPVSPVSPSGSAPPKLSCADEIGSGKEVQLSQ, from the exons ATGGCGGCGTCAG ctaagaagaagaacaagaaggggAAGACCCTCACTCTAATCGACTTCCTCGCAGAGGACAAAAGTGGAGGAAGCAGTGGGGCTCCCAGCTATCCAACTAAGTCCACCAGCTGGGCTGATGAGACTGATGACCTGGATGGAGATG TCTCAACCTCATGGCACACGGAGGAGGATAGCTACCGGGCACCACCCATTGACCGCTCCATCCTGCCCACAGCACCTCGCTCTGCTCGTGAACCCAATGTAGACCGGTCCCGACTGCCCCGCAGCCCTCCTTATACAGCCTTTTTGGGCAACCTGCCCTATGATGTGACAGAGGACTCAATCAAAGACTTCTTCTGCGGCTTGGCA ATCAGTGCAGTGCGTCTCCCTCGAGAACTCAGTAACCCGGAAAGACTGAAGGGTTTTGGCTATGCTGAGTTTGATGATGTGGAGTCCCTCCTGAGAGCCCTGAGCCTCAATGAGGAG AACCTGGGAAACCGAAGAATTCGTGTGGATATTGCAGATCAGTCCAACGATAAAG AGAGAGACGGTGGAAGTATGGGGGGCCGTGACCGGGGAGGACGGATGTCAGACATGGGACCTGACCGGACAGATACTGACTGGAGGGCACGCCCCAGTGTAGATGTCGATGATGGGCCCAATAGAAGAGATGATGGCTTTGGAGAGA GATCTCGGGATCGTTATGAAATGGATCGTTACAGAGATGGGCCACGGCGAGACAATGATCGCtatgaaggaggaagagaccGCTACCGTGATCGCTATGACGACAGGGACCGCAGAGACTACGATAGAGGAG GTTATGACTCTCGTGGTGGTGGCGGAGGTCGTCGGGCCTTTGGCAGTGGATTCCGCCGTGATTATGATGACAGTCGAGGTAGCAGTGATCGTTACGGTGATAGGGATCGTTACGGTGACCGGGACCGTTATGCTGACCGTGATGACCGATATGAGAGGCGTGAGGAAAGAG CACCTCAGCAGAGACCCAAGTTGAACCTGAAGCCCCGTAGTGTGCCCAAAGAGGAAGAAAGTAGCAGCAGTAACCCTCCAGTTTCAGCTCCAAGTGGCAACACCAGGGCCTCGTCCATCTTTGGTGCAGCCAAGCCAGTTGACACGGCAGCCAAggagagagaggtggaggagaggctgaaaaaacaggaagagaggcTGCAGAGACAGCTGGAAGAGGATAAGAGCCGGGGACCTGACAGACGGATGCGAGACAG GGACCCAAGCTGGCGTAATGAGGAATCACATGGTCAGCGATCTCGCACAGGAAGTGAGTCCTCACAGCCAGGAAGCACTTCTGGAAGAG GGTCTCGATGTCGAGATGGTGAGCGCTCTGGGGAGAATGAGGTTTTCGGTGGGAGAGACAGTGACCCCTCCTCCCCTGGGGCCTCCCCACACCCCCCCTCAACCGGCTCATCCAAGGAGCCGCTGAAGGTGATGCCTGCACCGCCTCCCAAGGAGAACGCATGGGCCAAGAGAAGTGCAGCCAGCACAGGCTCTTGTGATAGCGACGGACGAGCTCCCGTCTCTCCTGTTTCACCGAGTGGCTCGGCTCCTCCCAAGCTGAG TTGTGCTGATGAAATAGGATCTGGGAAAG AAGTTCAGCTCAGCCAGTAA
- the eif4ba gene encoding eukaryotic translation initiation factor 4Ba isoform X1 gives MAASAKKKNKKGKTLTLIDFLAEDKSGGSSGAPSYPTKSTSWADETDDLDGDVSTSWHTEEDSYRAPPIDRSILPTAPRSAREPNVDRSRLPRSPPYTAFLGNLPYDVTEDSIKDFFCGLAISAVRLPRELSNPERLKGFGYAEFDDVESLLRALSLNEENLGNRRIRVDIADQSNDKERDGGSMGGRDRGGRMSDMGPDRTDTDWRARPSVDVDDGPNRRDDGFGERSRDRYEMDRYRDGPRRDNDRYEGGRDRYRDRYDDRDRRDYDRGGYDSRGGGGGRRAFGSGFRRDYDDSRGSSDRYGDRDRYGDRDRYADRDDRYERREERAPQQRPKLNLKPRSVPKEEESSSSNPPVSAPSGNTRASSIFGAAKPVDTAAKEREVEERLKKQEERLQRQLEEDKSRGPDRRMRDRDPSWRNEESHGQRSRTGSESSQPGSTSGRGSRCRDGERSGENEVFGGRDSDPSSPGASPHPPSTGSSKEPLKVMPAPPPKENAWAKRSAASTGSCDSDGRAPVSPVSPSGSAPPKLSCADEIGSGKDENKADSVRRDHGPPRVRGGQSGPATGRGRGEGPNRDRRKEADRKDNRGDRDSRPAPEPKKFEETPTPKFSSASKYAALLMDGDQGEDAEDIE, from the exons ATGGCGGCGTCAG ctaagaagaagaacaagaaggggAAGACCCTCACTCTAATCGACTTCCTCGCAGAGGACAAAAGTGGAGGAAGCAGTGGGGCTCCCAGCTATCCAACTAAGTCCACCAGCTGGGCTGATGAGACTGATGACCTGGATGGAGATG TCTCAACCTCATGGCACACGGAGGAGGATAGCTACCGGGCACCACCCATTGACCGCTCCATCCTGCCCACAGCACCTCGCTCTGCTCGTGAACCCAATGTAGACCGGTCCCGACTGCCCCGCAGCCCTCCTTATACAGCCTTTTTGGGCAACCTGCCCTATGATGTGACAGAGGACTCAATCAAAGACTTCTTCTGCGGCTTGGCA ATCAGTGCAGTGCGTCTCCCTCGAGAACTCAGTAACCCGGAAAGACTGAAGGGTTTTGGCTATGCTGAGTTTGATGATGTGGAGTCCCTCCTGAGAGCCCTGAGCCTCAATGAGGAG AACCTGGGAAACCGAAGAATTCGTGTGGATATTGCAGATCAGTCCAACGATAAAG AGAGAGACGGTGGAAGTATGGGGGGCCGTGACCGGGGAGGACGGATGTCAGACATGGGACCTGACCGGACAGATACTGACTGGAGGGCACGCCCCAGTGTAGATGTCGATGATGGGCCCAATAGAAGAGATGATGGCTTTGGAGAGA GATCTCGGGATCGTTATGAAATGGATCGTTACAGAGATGGGCCACGGCGAGACAATGATCGCtatgaaggaggaagagaccGCTACCGTGATCGCTATGACGACAGGGACCGCAGAGACTACGATAGAGGAG GTTATGACTCTCGTGGTGGTGGCGGAGGTCGTCGGGCCTTTGGCAGTGGATTCCGCCGTGATTATGATGACAGTCGAGGTAGCAGTGATCGTTACGGTGATAGGGATCGTTACGGTGACCGGGACCGTTATGCTGACCGTGATGACCGATATGAGAGGCGTGAGGAAAGAG CACCTCAGCAGAGACCCAAGTTGAACCTGAAGCCCCGTAGTGTGCCCAAAGAGGAAGAAAGTAGCAGCAGTAACCCTCCAGTTTCAGCTCCAAGTGGCAACACCAGGGCCTCGTCCATCTTTGGTGCAGCCAAGCCAGTTGACACGGCAGCCAAggagagagaggtggaggagaggctgaaaaaacaggaagagaggcTGCAGAGACAGCTGGAAGAGGATAAGAGCCGGGGACCTGACAGACGGATGCGAGACAG GGACCCAAGCTGGCGTAATGAGGAATCACATGGTCAGCGATCTCGCACAGGAAGTGAGTCCTCACAGCCAGGAAGCACTTCTGGAAGAG GGTCTCGATGTCGAGATGGTGAGCGCTCTGGGGAGAATGAGGTTTTCGGTGGGAGAGACAGTGACCCCTCCTCCCCTGGGGCCTCCCCACACCCCCCCTCAACCGGCTCATCCAAGGAGCCGCTGAAGGTGATGCCTGCACCGCCTCCCAAGGAGAACGCATGGGCCAAGAGAAGTGCAGCCAGCACAGGCTCTTGTGATAGCGACGGACGAGCTCCCGTCTCTCCTGTTTCACCGAGTGGCTCGGCTCCTCCCAAGCTGAG TTGTGCTGATGAAATAGGATCTGGGAAAG ATGAGAACAAGGCTGACAGTGTGCGTCGGGACCATGGGCCCCCACGGGTGCGAGGGGGGCAATCAGGACCTGCAACAGGGCGGGGCCGAGGAGAGGGGCCCAACAGAGATCGAAGAAAGGAGGCAGACAG AAAGGATAACAGAGGAGACCGAGACTCCCGACCAGCCCCAGAGCCAAAGAAATTTGAAGAAACCCCAACCCCT AAGTTCAGCTCAGCCAGTAAGTACGCCGCTTT
- the LOC137596018 gene encoding keratin, type I cytoskeletal 18-like isoform X1, with translation MTSRRINVQQTPFSHISMTRSTPQYRSASVYGVTGEHGVRISTGLPTSLRSAPPLASSSTSFKLSSGMGGGMGTSGSMAAGAGAGIIGNERGAMQNLNDRLANYLETVRNLEQANKELEMKVMQALQKGGGNMKDYSKYDPIIDDLRRQIFDKIAENARFVLQIDNARLAADDFKVKFDNETAIRQSVEADIAGLKKVIDDTNLSRMNIETEIEAVKEELAYLKKNHENEVMEMRNQISQSGVQVDVDAPKGQDLSQVMEDMRTNYEKVAMKNADDLKRWHENQMVEVQMQVSQNTEALQGAQMEIGDLTRQIQTLEIELASQQSLKASLEDTLKNTELRNNMEMEKYNSIVIHLEEELTKLRANIQQQTQEYETLLNMKMKLEAEISTYTGLLDGGDFKLQDALDELAATK, from the exons ATGACCTCTAGACGGATCAACGTGCAGCAGACTCCCTTCTCCCACATCTCCATGACCCGTTCCACACCACAGTACCGCTCTGCCAGCGTTTATGGTGTTACTGGTGAACATGGCGTCCGCATTTCCACCGGCCTGCCGACTAGTTTACGATCTGCTCCCCCACTGGCATCTTCATCTACTTCCTTCAAGCTGAGCAGTGGGATGGGTGGTGGAATGGGCACCAGTGGATCCATGGCAGCTGGCGCAGGTGCTGGGATCATTGGCAACGAAAGGGGAGCTATGCAGAACCTGAATGACCGCCTGGCCAACTACCTGGAGACAGTGAGGAACCTGGAACAGGCCAACAAGGAGCTGGAGATGAAGGTCATGCAGGCTCTGCAGAAGGGAGGAGGCAACATGAAAGACTACAGCAAGTATGATCCCATCATCGATGACCTGCGCAGACAG aTCTTCGATAAGATTGCGGAGAATGCCCGTTTTGTGCTGCAGATCGACAATGCCCGTCTTGCTGCTGATGACTTCAAAGTAAA GTTCGACAATGAGACGGCAATCCGGCAGTCTGTGGAGGCCGACATTGCTGGCCTGAAAAAAGTCATAGATGACACCAACTTGTCCAGGATGAACATTGAGACCGAGATTGAAGCTGTGAAGGAGGAACTGGCCTACCTAAAGAAGAACCATGAAAAC GAGGTGATGGAGATGAGGAATCAGATCTCCCAGTCAGGCGTGCAAGTGGATGTTGATGCTCCCAAGGGTCAAGACCTTTCCCAGGTCATGGAGGATATGAGGACCAACTATGAGAAAGTTGCTATGAAGAATGCAGATGACCTCAAAAGATGGCATGAAAATCAG ATGGTGGAAGTTCAGATGCAGGTATCACAAAACACAGAAGCCCTCCAGGGAGCCCAAATGGAGATAGGCGACTTAACCCGACAGATACAGACCCTGGAGATTGAACTTGCATCGCAACAGAGCTTA AAAGCATCTTTAGAAGACACATTAAAGAACACAGAGCTACGAAACAATATGGAAATGGAGAAGTATAATTCCATTGTTATtcatctggaggaggagctgaccAAACTGCGTGCAAATATCCAGCAACAGACCCAAGAATATGAAACACTACTCAACATGAAGATGAAACTTGAGGCTGAAATTTCCACTTACACGGGTCTGCTGGATGGTGGAGACTTCAA GCTCCAGGATGCACTGGATGAGCTGGCAGCCACAAAGTAA
- the LOC137596018 gene encoding keratin, type I cytoskeletal 18-like isoform X2, producing the protein MTSRRINVQQTPFSHISMTRSTPQYRSASVYGVTGEHGVRISTGLPTSLRSAPPLASSSTSFKLSSGMGGGMGTSGSMAAGAGAGIIGNERGAMQNLNDRLANYLETVRNLEQANKELEMKVMQALQKGGGNMKDYSKYDPIIDDLRRQIFDKIAENARFVLQIDNARLAADDFKVKFDNETAIRQSVEADIAGLKKVIDDTNLSRMNIETEIEAVKEELAYLKKNHENEVMEMRNQISQSGVQVDVDAPKGQDLSQVMEDMRTNYEKVAMKNADDLKRWHENQMVEVQMQVSQNTEALQGAQMEIGDLTRQIQTLEIELASQQSLKASLEDTLKNTELRNNMEMEKYNSIVIHLEEELTKLRANIQQQTQEYETLLNMKMKLEAEISTYTGLLDGGDFK; encoded by the exons ATGACCTCTAGACGGATCAACGTGCAGCAGACTCCCTTCTCCCACATCTCCATGACCCGTTCCACACCACAGTACCGCTCTGCCAGCGTTTATGGTGTTACTGGTGAACATGGCGTCCGCATTTCCACCGGCCTGCCGACTAGTTTACGATCTGCTCCCCCACTGGCATCTTCATCTACTTCCTTCAAGCTGAGCAGTGGGATGGGTGGTGGAATGGGCACCAGTGGATCCATGGCAGCTGGCGCAGGTGCTGGGATCATTGGCAACGAAAGGGGAGCTATGCAGAACCTGAATGACCGCCTGGCCAACTACCTGGAGACAGTGAGGAACCTGGAACAGGCCAACAAGGAGCTGGAGATGAAGGTCATGCAGGCTCTGCAGAAGGGAGGAGGCAACATGAAAGACTACAGCAAGTATGATCCCATCATCGATGACCTGCGCAGACAG aTCTTCGATAAGATTGCGGAGAATGCCCGTTTTGTGCTGCAGATCGACAATGCCCGTCTTGCTGCTGATGACTTCAAAGTAAA GTTCGACAATGAGACGGCAATCCGGCAGTCTGTGGAGGCCGACATTGCTGGCCTGAAAAAAGTCATAGATGACACCAACTTGTCCAGGATGAACATTGAGACCGAGATTGAAGCTGTGAAGGAGGAACTGGCCTACCTAAAGAAGAACCATGAAAAC GAGGTGATGGAGATGAGGAATCAGATCTCCCAGTCAGGCGTGCAAGTGGATGTTGATGCTCCCAAGGGTCAAGACCTTTCCCAGGTCATGGAGGATATGAGGACCAACTATGAGAAAGTTGCTATGAAGAATGCAGATGACCTCAAAAGATGGCATGAAAATCAG ATGGTGGAAGTTCAGATGCAGGTATCACAAAACACAGAAGCCCTCCAGGGAGCCCAAATGGAGATAGGCGACTTAACCCGACAGATACAGACCCTGGAGATTGAACTTGCATCGCAACAGAGCTTA AAAGCATCTTTAGAAGACACATTAAAGAACACAGAGCTACGAAACAATATGGAAATGGAGAAGTATAATTCCATTGTTATtcatctggaggaggagctgaccAAACTGCGTGCAAATATCCAGCAACAGACCCAAGAATATGAAACACTACTCAACATGAAGATGAAACTTGAGGCTGAAATTTCCACTTACACGGGTCTGCTGGATGGTGGAGACTTCAAGTAA